Proteins co-encoded in one Paracoccus aestuarii genomic window:
- a CDS encoding LacI family DNA-binding transcriptional regulator encodes MKLKDFAKLVGMSPTTVSRALNGHSEVNEATRARLVAAARQHGYQPNAHARTLAMGHPDTIGCVIPIGGQNEIVNPIYADFLAGVGEECARRRFEINLTVVPHDDQPAAYRALASKGLIGGVIVQFPRHDDPRPALLDRIGLPYVVHGRVTGHQGPYSWVDVNNQRAFHRAAQFLIQLGHRRIAILNGDETLDFARRRRDGYLAALREAGLSPDPALMSSAEMTVAQGYGGARRMLGLAERPTAILCAATMVATGVRQAAEEMGLRIGRDLSVLTFDDDLSYYANRDAVPVFSAMRSPVRRAGERAAALLIDAITGRRTEPVQELLEAELVIGQSTAPPPG; translated from the coding sequence ATGAAGCTGAAGGATTTTGCAAAGCTGGTGGGCATGTCGCCCACGACCGTCAGCCGCGCGCTGAACGGCCATTCCGAGGTGAACGAGGCCACCCGCGCCCGCCTGGTCGCCGCCGCCCGCCAGCACGGATACCAGCCCAACGCCCATGCCCGCACCCTGGCCATGGGCCATCCCGACACGATCGGCTGCGTCATCCCCATCGGCGGCCAGAACGAGATCGTGAACCCGATCTATGCCGATTTCCTGGCCGGGGTGGGCGAGGAATGCGCCCGCCGCCGGTTCGAGATCAACCTGACCGTGGTCCCCCATGACGACCAGCCCGCCGCCTATCGGGCGCTGGCCTCCAAGGGGCTGATCGGGGGCGTGATCGTCCAGTTCCCGCGCCATGACGACCCGCGCCCGGCGCTCTTGGACCGGATCGGGCTGCCCTATGTGGTGCATGGGCGGGTGACGGGACATCAGGGCCCCTATAGCTGGGTCGACGTGAACAACCAGCGCGCCTTTCACCGCGCCGCCCAGTTCCTGATCCAGCTGGGCCATCGCCGCATCGCCATCCTGAACGGGGACGAGACGCTGGATTTCGCCCGCCGCCGCCGCGACGGATACCTGGCCGCCCTGCGCGAGGCCGGGCTGAGCCCCGACCCCGCGCTGATGTCCAGCGCCGAGATGACCGTGGCCCAAGGCTATGGCGGGGCGCGGCGGATGCTGGGGCTGGCGGAGCGGCCGACGGCGATCCTTTGTGCGGCGACGATGGTGGCGACCGGCGTGCGCCAGGCCGCCGAGGAGATGGGCCTGCGCATCGGCCGGGACCTGTCGGTGCTGACCTTCGACGACGACCTGTCCTATTACGCCAATCGCGATGCGGTGCCGGTCTTCAGCGCCATGCGATCGCCCGTGCGGCGGGCGGGGGAACGGGCGGCGGCACTGCTGATCGACGCCATCACCGGGCGCCGTACCGAACCCGTGCAGGAGCTGCTGGAGGCCGAGCTGGTCATCGGCCAGTCCACCGCGCCTCCGCCCGGATGA
- a CDS encoding TspO/MBR family protein, with translation MIPDRILSILVLTAAVAFAASPVIFPEFAGYDPDLFPIRQDDPPVQPAGWAFSIWGVIYAWLILGAGYGLWRHADDAGWRAMRLPLLASLAIGFFWIPVANRMPGLATIMILGMLATAVAAMLRAGRDAPWWQGRPVALYAGWLTAASGVSVGIWLAGFGYLGPQAAAILALVAVTGLALAVQARRPGEWAYPVAVIWALAGVVAQNWRPGNWTVIALAVIGTAALSGRILANRRASHHAPASERGRP, from the coding sequence ATGATCCCGGACCGCATCCTGTCCATCCTGGTGCTGACGGCGGCGGTGGCCTTCGCGGCCTCGCCGGTGATCTTTCCCGAATTCGCGGGCTATGACCCCGACCTGTTCCCGATCCGCCAGGACGATCCCCCGGTCCAGCCGGCGGGCTGGGCCTTCTCCATCTGGGGGGTGATCTATGCCTGGCTGATCCTGGGGGCGGGATATGGCCTATGGCGCCACGCCGATGACGCGGGCTGGCGGGCGATGCGCCTGCCGCTGCTGGCCAGTCTGGCGATCGGGTTCTTCTGGATCCCGGTGGCGAACCGGATGCCGGGCCTGGCCACGATCATGATCCTGGGGATGCTGGCCACCGCGGTCGCGGCGATGCTGCGCGCGGGCCGTGACGCGCCATGGTGGCAGGGGCGGCCGGTGGCGCTCTATGCCGGGTGGCTGACGGCGGCCTCGGGCGTGTCGGTGGGGATCTGGCTGGCGGGGTTCGGCTATCTGGGTCCGCAGGCGGCGGCGATCCTGGCCTTGGTCGCGGTGACGGGCCTGGCGCTGGCGGTGCAGGCGCGCAGGCCGGGCGAATGGGCCTATCCGGTGGCGGTGATCTGGGCCTTGGCGGGGGTCGTGGCGCAGAACTGGCGTCCGGGGAACTGGACCGTCATCGCGCTGGCGGTGATCGGGACGGCTGCGCTGTCCGGTCGCATCCTGGCGAATCGCCGCGCATCCCATCATGCCCCCGCATCCGAACGAGGTCGGCCATGA
- a CDS encoding MotA/TolQ/ExbB proton channel family protein → MTDTLSALAGLPVIGLIQGGGWTMWLIAALAVILLAVILWKVWSLWRMGLWGGRHSRRAVDLWGRGRWADALAQVMGRPSARARVVQAAIGTSMDARFDEAAAREETARIARQALYRAREGLRALELIATIAPLLGLLGTVLGMIAAFQVLQTAGNQANPSDLAGGIWEALLTTAAGMAVAIPAGVALSWFESLSDRLQSDLEDLATRIFVAPRAAPRPHLAEAAA, encoded by the coding sequence ATGACCGACACCCTCTCCGCCCTTGCCGGCCTGCCCGTGATCGGGCTGATCCAGGGGGGCGGCTGGACGATGTGGCTGATCGCCGCCCTGGCCGTGATCCTGCTGGCGGTGATCCTGTGGAAGGTCTGGTCGCTGTGGCGCATGGGCCTGTGGGGCGGGCGCCATTCGCGCCGCGCCGTCGATCTGTGGGGCCGCGGCCGCTGGGCCGATGCACTGGCGCAGGTGATGGGGCGCCCCTCGGCCCGGGCGCGGGTGGTGCAGGCCGCGATCGGCACCTCGATGGATGCCCGTTTCGACGAGGCCGCCGCGCGCGAGGAGACCGCCCGCATCGCGCGCCAAGCCCTCTATCGCGCGCGCGAGGGGCTGCGCGCGTTGGAGCTGATCGCCACGATCGCGCCGCTGCTGGGCCTGCTGGGCACGGTGCTGGGCATGATCGCGGCATTCCAGGTGCTGCAGACGGCGGGGAACCAGGCCAATCCCTCGGACCTGGCCGGCGGCATCTGGGAGGCGCTGCTGACCACCGCCGCGGGCATGGCGGTGGCCATCCCGGCGGGCGTCGCCCTGTCCTGGTTCGAGAGCCTGTCGGACCGGCTGCAATCGGATCTGGAGGATCTGGCGACGCGCATCTTCGTCGCCCCCCGCGCGGCGCCCCGCCCGCATCTGGCCGAGGCCGCGGCGTGA
- the queG gene encoding tRNA epoxyqueuosine(34) reductase QueG: protein MEAEARAVGFAAMGVMRPDGVPELAGRLADFVARGRHGQMGWMAERMGWRGDPAALWPEARSVVMLAELYTPEGDPLEVLERRDRAAVSVYAQGRDYHDLVKKRLKRLGRWLLETAPEPGHAIKVFVDTAPVMEKPLAQAAGLGWQGKHTNLLSRDLGSWFFLGAIFTTMPLPPDAPQVSHCGSCRACLDICPTGAFPAPYQLDARRCISYLTIEHKGPVEPDLRALMGNRIYGCDDCLAVCPWNKFAQAGSEMRYRGIIDAPPLAELAGLDDAGFRARFSGSPIKRIGRDRFVRNVLYAIGNSGDAGLIAVARGLQGDADPVVAEAASWAVARLGPA, encoded by the coding sequence ATGGAGGCGGAGGCCCGCGCGGTGGGATTCGCCGCGATGGGGGTGATGCGGCCGGACGGCGTGCCGGAGCTGGCCGGGCGGTTGGCGGATTTCGTGGCCCGGGGGCGGCACGGGCAGATGGGCTGGATGGCCGAGCGGATGGGTTGGCGGGGCGATCCGGCCGCGCTCTGGCCCGAGGCGCGGTCGGTGGTGATGCTGGCCGAGCTGTACACCCCCGAGGGCGATCCGCTGGAGGTGCTGGAGCGGCGCGACCGTGCCGCCGTCAGCGTCTATGCCCAGGGGCGGGATTATCATGATCTGGTCAAGAAGCGGCTGAAGCGCTTGGGGCGCTGGCTACTTGAGACGGCGCCCGAGCCGGGGCACGCCATCAAGGTCTTCGTCGATACCGCGCCGGTAATGGAGAAGCCCTTGGCGCAGGCCGCGGGGCTGGGCTGGCAGGGCAAGCACACGAATCTGCTGTCGCGCGATCTGGGCAGCTGGTTCTTTCTGGGCGCGATCTTCACCACCATGCCGCTGCCGCCGGATGCGCCCCAGGTCAGCCATTGCGGGTCCTGCCGGGCCTGTCTGGATATCTGTCCGACGGGGGCGTTTCCCGCGCCCTATCAGCTGGATGCGCGGCGCTGCATTTCCTATCTGACCATCGAGCACAAGGGGCCGGTGGAGCCGGATCTGCGGGCGCTGATGGGCAACCGGATCTATGGCTGCGACGATTGCCTCGCGGTCTGTCCGTGGAACAAGTTCGCGCAGGCGGGATCCGAAATGCGCTATCGCGGGATCATCGACGCGCCGCCCTTGGCGGAGCTGGCGGGCCTGGACGATGCGGGGTTCCGGGCGCGGTTCTCGGGCTCGCCGATCAAGCGGATCGGGCGGGATCGGTTTGTGCGCAACGTTCTGTATGCGATCGGGAATTCCGGGGATGCGGGACTGATCGCGGTGGCGCGGGGGCTGCAGGGGGATGCCGATCCGGTCGTGGCCGAGGCCGCGTCTTGGGCGGTCGCCCGGCTGGGTCCGGCCTGA
- a CDS encoding glutathione S-transferase family protein: MNTNTQTTRLYHTALSPFCRKVRLVLAEKKIEVELVEERYWEGSPDLVRRNPAGKLPVLRYRGNLLAESQAIIEYLDEAVPAPALMPQTPLERHEVRRLCAWFDDKFHVEVTQPILNERVWKKITRSGYPDSRVVKDGLRAIKEHIDYLSTLLETRRWLAGNTLSLADFTAAAHFSCLDYISDVDWDRSEALRDWYATIKSRPAFRSVLADQVPGIHPAAHYAELDFG, translated from the coding sequence ATGAACACCAACACGCAGACCACGCGACTGTATCACACCGCCCTGTCGCCCTTTTGCCGCAAGGTCCGCTTGGTCCTGGCCGAGAAGAAGATCGAGGTCGAGCTGGTCGAGGAGCGATACTGGGAAGGGTCGCCCGACCTGGTCCGGCGCAATCCCGCAGGCAAGCTGCCGGTGCTGCGCTATCGCGGCAACCTGCTGGCCGAAAGCCAGGCGATCATCGAATATCTGGACGAGGCCGTGCCCGCCCCCGCGCTGATGCCGCAGACGCCGCTGGAGCGCCATGAGGTGCGGCGCCTGTGCGCCTGGTTCGACGACAAGTTCCATGTCGAGGTGACCCAGCCCATCCTGAACGAGCGCGTCTGGAAGAAGATCACCCGATCCGGCTATCCCGACAGCCGGGTGGTCAAGGACGGGCTGCGCGCGATCAAGGAGCATATCGACTATCTTTCGACCCTGCTGGAGACGCGGCGCTGGCTGGCAGGCAACACACTGAGCCTGGCGGATTTCACGGCCGCGGCGCATTTTTCCTGCCTCGATTACATCTCGGACGTGGATTGGGACCGGTCCGAGGCGCTGCGCGACTGGTATGCGACGATCAAGTCGCGGCCGGCCTTCCGGTCGGTGCTGGCCGATCAGGTGCCGGGGATCCATCCGGCCGCCCACTACGCCGAGTTGGATTTTGGCTGA
- the mobA gene encoding molybdenum cofactor guanylyltransferase MobA, with the protein MILAGGRATRMAGRDKPLLPLGGRPLLAHILDRLRPQAGALALNANGDPARFAEFRLPVLADSLPDRPGPLAGVLAAMDWAASIGADHVLTVAGDSPCPPADLAARLAAGRGPQGLAIAASAGPQQGGPPRDHPTFGLWPVALRPALARALAADRRRMRDFTQAHQAGLVLWAGDPFANINTPEDLARAEARLAGL; encoded by the coding sequence ATGATCCTGGCCGGAGGCCGCGCCACCCGCATGGCGGGGCGCGACAAGCCGCTGCTGCCCTTGGGCGGGCGGCCGCTGCTGGCGCATATCCTGGACCGGCTGCGTCCGCAGGCGGGGGCGCTGGCGCTGAACGCGAATGGCGATCCGGCCCGGTTCGCGGAATTCCGCCTGCCGGTCCTGGCCGACAGCCTGCCCGACCGGCCCGGCCCCTTGGCGGGCGTGCTGGCGGCGATGGATTGGGCCGCGTCGATCGGCGCGGATCACGTGCTGACGGTGGCGGGCGATTCGCCTTGCCCCCCCGCCGATCTGGCCGCGCGGCTGGCGGCGGGGCGGGGGCCGCAGGGGCTGGCCATCGCCGCCAGCGCGGGGCCCCAACAGGGCGGGCCGCCGCGCGATCACCCGACCTTCGGGCTGTGGCCCGTGGCGCTGCGCCCGGCGCTGGCCCGCGCCCTGGCCGCGGATCGGCGGCGGATGCGCGATTTCACCCAGGCCCATCAGGCGGGGCTGGTCCTGTGGGCGGGCGATCCCTTCGCCAATATAAACACCCCCGAGGACCTGGCCCGGGCCGAGGCGCGGCTTGCCGGTCTTTGA
- a CDS encoding molybdopterin guanine dinucleotide synthesis — MPVFDRILIVDWSASGRPKRGRDSLWLGDATGARDNPATRAEAFALIRRAVAGGGRLLIGVDVAFGHPDGLVQAVTGQGSALALWDWLAARHRDDDRNASTWRDQAALMNRILGRPAFWGDVRRLPTPDLPRRRPPDPPLPPLRATDRPMPGARPKSPFQTAGAGAVGAQSLTAIPWLNRLRADPVIAVWPFQPIRDARVVLAEVYPSMMGITLRDRPGHPCLDAMQVTELARVLARLDARDALAGMLRPDPALPPSEGQILGDPDVIRAEARWTGR; from the coding sequence TTGCCGGTCTTTGACCGCATCCTGATCGTCGACTGGTCGGCATCGGGCCGCCCCAAGCGCGGGCGCGATTCCCTGTGGCTGGGCGATGCCACGGGCGCGCGCGACAACCCCGCCACCCGGGCCGAGGCCTTTGCGCTGATCCGGCGGGCCGTCGCGGGGGGCGGGCGGCTGCTGATCGGGGTGGACGTGGCCTTTGGCCATCCCGACGGGCTGGTCCAGGCGGTGACGGGGCAGGGCTCGGCGCTGGCGCTGTGGGACTGGCTGGCGGCGCGGCATCGCGACGACGACCGCAATGCCAGCACCTGGCGCGACCAGGCGGCGCTGATGAACCGCATCCTGGGCCGCCCGGCCTTCTGGGGGGACGTGCGGCGGCTGCCCACGCCGGACCTGCCGCGCAGGCGGCCCCCGGACCCGCCGCTGCCGCCGCTGCGCGCCACGGACCGGCCCATGCCGGGTGCGCGGCCCAAATCCCCCTTTCAGACGGCCGGCGCAGGCGCCGTCGGCGCCCAGAGCCTGACCGCCATCCCCTGGCTGAACCGGTTGCGCGCGGATCCCGTCATCGCCGTCTGGCCGTTCCAGCCGATCCGCGATGCCCGGGTGGTGCTGGCCGAGGTCTATCCCTCGATGATGGGGATCACCCTGCGCGACCGGCCGGGCCATCCCTGCCTGGACGCGATGCAGGTGACCGAGCTGGCGCGCGTACTGGCCCGGCTGGATGCCCGCGACGCGCTGGCGGGGATGCTGCGCCCCGACCCGGCCCTGCCCCCGTCCGAGGGCCAGATCCTGGGCGATCCGGACGTCATCCGGGCGGAGGCGCGGTGGACTGGCCGATGA
- a CDS encoding cryptochrome/photolyase family protein, whose protein sequence is MTVICWFRRVLRLDDHPALVAAAAQGAVIPLVILDPAEAQAAPASAQRQAMALPRLEAALHSRHSRLIVRRGDPAQVLEDIARQTGASHVHTTEGFPFASDDGLEAACQRGGAELCLHPPADLVGRGAVRTGSGGIYKVFSPYWKAVRQQDIAPPLDAPRLSSPEDWPASDGTDWPEARAAMDWGWDVLAPQIRAGEDAALDRLEEFLDAGLEGYKPDRDLPWKEATSALSDALAVGEISPRRIWARAAPGLHEGRQGIEAFLSELCWREFARELMHDFPAMDRRCWREEWDRFPWRSDNGDAEAWRQGRTGIAMVDAGMRELYATGRMHNRVRMITASYLTKHLLTDWRVGLDWFRHCLTDWDAASNAMNWQWVAGCGPDASPYFRIFNPDTQGEKFDGKARYRDHWLKGEGARLFAAAAPRSWSVTDDRPEPALSLAQGRARALEANERLKS, encoded by the coding sequence ATGACGGTGATCTGCTGGTTCCGGCGCGTGCTGCGGCTGGACGACCACCCCGCGCTGGTGGCCGCCGCGGCCCAGGGAGCGGTGATTCCCCTGGTGATCCTGGACCCGGCCGAGGCGCAGGCCGCCCCCGCCAGTGCGCAGCGTCAGGCCATGGCGCTGCCCCGGCTGGAGGCCGCGCTGCATTCCCGCCACAGCCGCCTGATCGTCCGGCGCGGCGATCCCGCCCAGGTGCTGGAAGACATCGCCCGCCAGACCGGCGCCAGCCATGTCCACACGACCGAAGGGTTCCCCTTCGCCTCCGATGACGGGCTGGAGGCGGCCTGCCAGCGGGGCGGCGCGGAATTGTGCCTGCATCCGCCCGCCGATCTGGTCGGGCGCGGCGCGGTCCGGACGGGGTCGGGGGGGATCTACAAGGTCTTCTCGCCCTATTGGAAGGCGGTGCGCCAGCAGGACATCGCCCCGCCCTTGGACGCGCCGCGCCTGTCATCGCCCGAGGACTGGCCCGCCAGCGACGGCACCGACTGGCCCGAGGCGAGGGCCGCGATGGACTGGGGCTGGGACGTGCTGGCCCCCCAGATCCGCGCGGGCGAGGATGCCGCCTTGGACCGGCTGGAGGAATTCCTGGATGCCGGGCTGGAGGGCTACAAGCCCGACCGCGACCTGCCGTGGAAGGAGGCGACCTCGGCCCTCTCCGATGCGCTGGCCGTGGGCGAGATCAGCCCCCGCCGCATCTGGGCCCGCGCCGCCCCCGGCCTGCACGAGGGGCGCCAAGGGATCGAGGCCTTTCTGTCGGAACTGTGCTGGCGCGAATTCGCGCGCGAGCTGATGCACGACTTTCCCGCCATGGACCGCCGCTGCTGGCGCGAGGAATGGGATCGCTTCCCTTGGCGGTCGGACAATGGGGATGCCGAGGCCTGGCGGCAGGGCCGCACCGGGATCGCCATGGTCGATGCCGGCATGCGTGAACTTTACGCCACGGGGCGGATGCACAACCGGGTGCGGATGATCACCGCCAGCTATCTGACCAAGCATCTGCTGACCGATTGGCGGGTGGGCCTGGACTGGTTCCGGCATTGCCTGACCGATTGGGACGCGGCCTCGAATGCGATGAACTGGCAATGGGTGGCGGGCTGCGGGCCGGATGCCTCGCCCTATTTCCGGATCTTCAACCCCGACACGCAGGGCGAGAAGTTCGACGGCAAGGCGCGATACCGGGATCATTGGCTGAAGGGCGAGGGCGCGCGCCTCTTCGCCGCCGCCGCGCCCCGGTCCTGGTCGGTGACCGATGACCGGCCCGAACCGGCGCTGAGCCTGGCCCAAGGCCGGGCACGGGCGCTGGAGGCCAATGAGAGGTTGAAATCATGA
- a CDS encoding MliC family protein, whose translation MRFCIALLLMTAPATAQPMLSWPLGPDTQITQADHDCADGSRVGVTYLTAGDDALALIQGLEGPSVLVNVVSASGARYVAGLTEWWVKGDEVTLTQGDSATTCTVTQ comes from the coding sequence ATGCGTTTCTGCATCGCCCTGCTGCTGATGACAGCCCCCGCCACCGCCCAGCCCATGCTGTCCTGGCCCCTGGGCCCCGATACGCAGATCACCCAGGCCGACCATGACTGCGCCGACGGATCGCGGGTGGGCGTCACCTATCTGACCGCCGGCGACGATGCCCTGGCCCTGATCCAGGGGCTGGAGGGGCCGAGCGTGCTGGTCAATGTCGTCAGCGCCTCGGGGGCGCGCTATGTCGCCGGGCTGACCGAATGGTGGGTCAAGGGCGACGAGGTCACGCTGACCCAAGGCGACAGCGCGACCACCTGCACCGTCACGCAATGA
- a CDS encoding SDR family NAD(P)-dependent oxidoreductase, producing the protein MTKALIIGASGGIGAALASRLRGQGADVTTLSRREDGLDLTRPETVADHAARLKGRDFDLIVNATGALVIDGHQPEKTMDAVDPQAMAAQFALNAIGPALVLRDFAPLLARDRRSVLASLSARVGSIGDNGLGGWVSYRAAKAAQNQILHTAAIEWRRRNRHAILIALHPGTVETPLTRKYAARHPTITPERSAEALLAVIDTLTPEDSGGFCDWKGQVVPW; encoded by the coding sequence ATGACCAAGGCCCTGATCATCGGCGCCTCGGGCGGCATCGGCGCGGCACTGGCGTCGCGGCTGCGGGGGCAGGGGGCCGATGTCACCACCCTGTCGCGCCGCGAGGACGGGCTGGACCTGACCCGCCCCGAGACGGTCGCCGACCACGCCGCCCGCCTGAAGGGCCGCGATTTCGACCTGATCGTGAACGCCACCGGCGCGCTGGTCATCGACGGCCATCAGCCGGAAAAGACCATGGATGCCGTGGATCCCCAGGCCATGGCCGCGCAATTCGCGCTGAACGCCATCGGCCCGGCACTGGTCCTGCGGGATTTCGCGCCGCTTCTGGCGCGGGATCGGCGCTCGGTGCTGGCCAGCCTGTCGGCGCGGGTGGGCTCGATCGGGGATAACGGGCTGGGGGGCTGGGTATCCTATCGCGCGGCCAAGGCGGCGCAGAACCAGATCCTGCATACCGCGGCGATCGAATGGCGGCGCCGGAACCGCCACGCGATCCTGATCGCCCTGCATCCCGGCACGGTGGAAACGCCCCTGACCCGCAAATACGCCGCCCGCCACCCGACCATCACGCCCGAGCGCAGCGCCGAGGCCCTGCTGGCCGTCATCGACACCCTGACGCCCGAGGACAGCGGCGGTTTCTGCGACTGGAAGGGTCAGGTCGTGCCGTGGTGA
- the cobA gene encoding uroporphyrinogen-III C-methyltransferase, producing the protein MVWLVSAGPGDPELLTLKAARLLAQADVVLFDDLASGPVLDHAGPQAQLIAVGKRAGRPSAKQDAVNALILSHARAGQQVVRLKSGDSGIFGRLEEEIQALTRAGIPFQIVPGVTSASAAAAAMGMPLTRRLTARRVQFVTGADVTGGLPGDINWAALADPAVTTVVFMGQRSFPALARGLIAHGLPPDTPALLAEAVGHPGQRMLPGTVAGLAAMLERDGPASVPGLILYGPLALPGGNGSGTPATP; encoded by the coding sequence ATGGTCTGGCTGGTCTCGGCCGGGCCGGGCGACCCGGAGCTGCTGACCCTGAAGGCGGCGCGGCTGCTGGCCCAGGCCGATGTGGTGCTGTTCGACGACCTAGCATCGGGGCCGGTGCTGGACCATGCGGGCCCCCAGGCCCAGCTGATCGCGGTGGGCAAGCGCGCGGGGCGACCCTCGGCCAAGCAGGATGCGGTCAATGCGCTGATCCTGTCGCATGCCCGTGCGGGCCAGCAGGTCGTGCGCCTGAAATCCGGCGATTCCGGCATCTTCGGTCGGCTGGAGGAGGAGATCCAGGCCCTGACCCGGGCCGGCATCCCGTTCCAGATCGTGCCCGGCGTGACATCGGCCAGCGCGGCGGCGGCGGCGATGGGCATGCCCCTGACGCGGCGGCTGACCGCGCGCCGGGTCCAGTTCGTGACCGGCGCCGACGTGACCGGCGGACTGCCCGGCGACATCAACTGGGCGGCCTTGGCCGATCCGGCGGTGACCACCGTGGTCTTCATGGGCCAGCGCAGCTTTCCGGCCCTTGCGCGCGGGCTGATCGCCCATGGCCTGCCCCCGGACACCCCCGCTTTGCTGGCCGAGGCGGTGGGCCATCCCGGCCAGCGCATGCTGCCCGGAACCGTGGCCGGGCTGGCCGCGATGCTGGAACGCGACGGGCCCGCATCGGTGCCGGGGCTGATCCTTTATGGGCCGCTGGCCCTGCCCGGCGGGAACGGGTCGGGAACCCCCGCCACGCCCTGA
- the mtgA gene encoding monofunctional biosynthetic peptidoglycan transglycosylase, with product MRHANMFPRQPASDAPPASRPAVVRRALLFWLRFALLRAVLVMVGSVTVYAFVNPPLTWTMLGAAREHPLAERRWVPLEGIAPVMARSVVAAEDANFCLHWGFDMVEIRKVVASGSSRGASTITQQTAKNVFLWQTRSWPRKAAETILTPQIEALWSKARILEVYLNVAEFGPGVFGIHAAAEAHFGTTPDRLTPVQAARLAAILPAPRHRGTGAPSARSRSILDGAQTIARDGRAACFE from the coding sequence ATGAGACATGCAAACATGTTCCCGCGCCAGCCCGCATCCGACGCCCCGCCCGCATCGCGCCCTGCCGTCGTGCGGCGCGCACTGCTGTTCTGGCTGCGATTCGCGCTGCTGCGGGCGGTGCTGGTCATGGTGGGGTCGGTCACGGTCTATGCCTTCGTGAACCCGCCTTTGACCTGGACCATGCTGGGCGCCGCGCGCGAGCATCCGCTGGCCGAACGCCGGTGGGTGCCCTTGGAGGGGATCGCCCCGGTCATGGCCCGCAGCGTCGTCGCGGCCGAGGATGCCAATTTCTGCCTGCATTGGGGTTTCGACATGGTCGAGATCCGCAAGGTCGTGGCCTCGGGCTCGTCGCGCGGCGCGTCGACCATCACCCAGCAGACCGCCAAGAACGTGTTCCTGTGGCAGACCCGCAGCTGGCCCCGCAAGGCGGCCGAGACGATCCTGACCCCCCAGATCGAGGCCTTGTGGTCCAAGGCCCGCATCCTGGAGGTCTATCTGAACGTGGCCGAGTTCGGGCCGGGCGTCTTCGGCATCCATGCCGCGGCCGAGGCGCATTTCGGCACCACCCCCGATCGGCTGACCCCGGTCCAGGCCGCGCGGCTGGCCGCCATCCTGCCCGCGCCGCGCCATCGCGGCACCGGGGCGCCTTCGGCGCGGTCGCGATCCATCCTGGACGGTGCGCAGACCATCGCCCGCGACGGCCGCGCCGCCTGCTTCGAATAG
- a CDS encoding glutathione peroxidase produces the protein MKRRVFLSLATAIGALGLAPARAADQPSFTFPSVDGGDYDTAQWRGRPVLVVNTASLCGFSGQLREMQALHEAQGPGGLVVLAVPSNDFNQELASGAEARDYCQMEYGLTLPMTDILPVAKGQVHPFYAWVRQQTGFVPKWNFNKVLLGPDGRILGTWGSFTKPGGPQIRAALG, from the coding sequence ATGAAACGACGCGTCTTTTTGTCCCTCGCCACCGCCATCGGCGCCCTGGGTCTGGCCCCGGCGCGGGCCGCGGATCAGCCCAGCTTTACCTTCCCCTCGGTCGACGGGGGCGATTACGACACCGCCCAGTGGCGGGGGCGGCCGGTCCTGGTGGTGAACACCGCATCGCTTTGCGGCTTTTCCGGCCAGCTGCGCGAGATGCAGGCCCTGCATGAGGCCCAAGGGCCGGGCGGGCTGGTGGTGCTGGCCGTGCCGTCCAACGATTTCAACCAGGAACTGGCCAGCGGCGCCGAGGCGCGCGATTACTGCCAGATGGAATACGGGCTGACCCTGCCGATGACCGACATCCTGCCCGTGGCCAAGGGGCAGGTGCATCCCTTCTATGCCTGGGTGCGGCAGCAGACGGGCTTCGTGCCGAAATGGAACTTCAACAAGGTGCTGCTGGGACCGGACGGGCGGATCCTGGGCACCTGGGGGTCCTTCACCAAGCCGGGCGGCCCACAGATCCGCGCGGCCCTCGGCTGA